In the Papio anubis isolate 15944 chromosome 15, Panubis1.0, whole genome shotgun sequence genome, one interval contains:
- the LOC103879107 gene encoding uncharacterized protein LOC103879107, translated as MQPSDDVSPTPAPQASWTPLLRARRAALKWAQESVPGVRGVAGCGPDAQKWPGPRDFLACGQVHKRRPRILMREGGTLGRARAAAPEARCRAVGRADTPRAAGTVKWKGWETHRNVYERRRDVEGNSHF; from the coding sequence ATGCAACCGTCCGACGACGTGAGCCCCACCCCTGCGCCTCAGGCCAGCTGGACGCCGTTGTTGCGAGCCCGACGCGCAGCCCTGAAGTGGGCCCAGGAGAGCGTCCCCGGCGTCCGTGGGGTGGCCGGCTGTGGTCCCGACGCCCAGAAGTGGCCAGGCCCGCGGGATTTCCTGGCATGCGGTCAAGTCCACAAACGCCGTCCGCGCATCCTGATGCGGGAGGGCGGGACCTTGGGCCGAGCGCGGGCGGCTGCGCCGGAAGCGCGGTGCAGGGCTGTAGGGCGCGCGGACACACCGCGTGCTGCAGGCACCGTGAAGTGGAAGGGTTGGGAAACGCACAGGAACGTGTACGAGAGAAGGCGAGATGTGGAGGGGAACTCACATTTCTAG